The Aeoliella mucimassa genome includes the window AGAGAGGCCCAGCGCGGTCACGATAGGGCCTACTGGAAACGCATGAAAGAGGCCAACAGCCCCAAGTATCAGGCCCGCCTAGCCCGCATGCGAGAGTATTCTAAAAACAAGCGTCGTGCCCAGCAATTGGCGAAGCTGGCCAACTGCTAACGCTTGGGCTGTCTATAGCAGCAAGCCTCACAGCCTCAAGACTCGTAGTCACCAGAGGTTGTGAGGTCCAATACATGCCGCCGCGGCGGCCAGCCGCCCCGCGTTATTCGCGTGGGGTGGCTCTACAAATCTCCTGGCTCTTACCGTACCGCCGTTTTTTACACTGGCGGTTTGTTAAGTGTACGGCGAGCCACCGCCGCCCCGCGTAGTGGCATCGCGTGGGGCGGCACCTTTTATTCAGCGCTGGAGGAAACACATGACAGAGCAAGAGAAACAGCGGCTATTAGAGGCCGCGTATTTAATCCGCGATTTTCGCAAACGCGAAATCGAAATCCAAAAAATCGAACAAGGGGAAAAACATGAAAAAGCGAATGACAACGCCAGACGGAAAAATCTTTGAGTATGAGGCTGGCGACGATGACAGCTACCGCAATGCTGAGGCTCGCCAATCAGAGTATGAGGCCGCCGCACGGGCGGCACTCTCGGAGCGGGTGGGCCGGGAAGTAACTGACCGGGAATGGCTCAACCAGCGACTGGAGGCCAGCGACGACCGCAACTACATGGAAGCGGTAGAGGATGATAGCTGGCAGCCAGTGCTACGCGACAGAGAGCCGAGCCAGCTAGAGCGACTGCTGGCCAGTACCGAGGCCGAGGCCGAGAGGAAACGCGACCCGTATAAAAACATGACGCAAGAGGAAGCGATTGCGTATGATCTGAAAAACATGATCGACCGCGAATCGAAGCAAGAGCTAGCCCAGCAACACAAGGCCAACCACCTCAAGAGCGTGGCCCCGAAACTGGAGGTGCTCGATAAGTTGATTAGCAATGAAAGCTGGAACCCAGAGAGCGACGAACGATTCCGCGTGTTATTGAGCAAGGCCCGCCGTCAGGTTGCCGAGCCCGATCATTGCCCCGCTGAGGCCCAGCGGCTGCTACAGCAGGTAGACACGGTACTGGAGGCAAGGCAGACCAACCGGCAGGCCTCACTACTCCAGCAGCGAGAGGCCCTAGAGGCCGCCCTGGAGGCCAACAGCGAGCAGCTAGACACGTTGGCCGATCCTGAATCGGCTGAGTAATTCCCCTGCCCCGGCTGCCACTAGGGAGGGTCAGTCCCGGCAGCCGGGGTCTAATTGGCGAGAGTGTGAATTATGCTACGGCCTGCACCCGCCACCCCGCAGCCTCAGGGTAACAAATGAGGCTGCGGGTTTTTGTCAACCCCCCCGAGAGAGCTATGCGCCAAACCGCAACCCTAGTCGAGAAAGCCCTGGAGCTACTCAAGCAAGGCAAACATTCAGAAGCCCGTGAGATAATTAAGCAGGCGGTAGAAGCGAGGTAGCCGCTTATTGAGAAAGCCTCAGTCGTCATTCGTGGCGGCTGAGGTTTTTTCATGTATACTGGGGGCCGCCACCCCAGGCCGGTTAGACTCAGGTAAAAACACGCTGGCCCCCCTGGCAAGAACCCTGCACGCTGGCGGCCTGGGGTGGCATTTTGGGACGATACCCCGATACCCGCAAAGCCGGTTTTAGAGGGTCTCGGAGAGGTCGAGAGGGCCAAAAACCCCTATTTTTATAGGGTTTCTCCGAGACAGAAATCGATTAGAAGTCCGCTGCTCTATCCAGCTGAGCTACGGGCGCTGAGTAACATCCCCATAGATTACGGCGAAACGCTTCGTCTCGCTAGAGCGTCTGGGGAAATGTCCTTCCGACCTTCGGTTCGATTGGGCCGTGGTTCGCATCGATCGTCGACTTGGTGATCCATAACCTCACGTCACACAATACCCTGCCTGCGTTCGCGCAAGCAGGGTTTTTTGTGCGATCAGCAAGCTGGCCCAAGGGTACTAACGCCGAGGCGGGCCTTGAGGGGCTTCGTCGGGTGAGATCTGCCCGTCGTTGTTCCGGTCGAAGTCGCTGAAGTGGTGGACCGGGCCGTCGAACTCCTGGCGAGAGACCTGATGGTCGCCGTCGCGGTCGAGTCGCCGCACCCACTGCTCGCCAGGCACTCCCCTGCCGCCGCCAGAGGGCGGCTGACGTCCTGCAGCGGCGGCAGGACGAGCATTGGCTGTGTGGCTCTCAGGGGCCGCTGCGACTGGCTCGGCGGTGCCCCCGCGGACGCAGCGAACCAGGTTGTAGATGCGTACCACATCGCCCTGCGGGCCTCGACCTTGGACGAACCGCGAGGCATCTCCCAGCTTGGGATCGCATCGCTGGGCCCCTGCCCCATGCACGTCGAGCAACTGTTTGGTGCCGGTCCAATTGCCTCGTGCGGCCATGAACCCAAGACCCCGACCAAAGCAAATATAAACGGCCGAGTCGCCGGAGTTCACACTGGCGTGCGTGGTGCTGGTCCAGTACTGGCCGAAGTCGAGCAGATCGCCTTCGTTGCGGATCGCGGTCGATTGGAACATTGGATCAATTGCAGCGGTGCTGGTCGTGCTTGGCGAGCGACCATAGTCGACCAGGCTGTGGAGTTCCTTCGCGTTCGGCAATCGCCAGTCGCTATGGCCGGCGTACTCCAGCGACTCGGCCCACGCGAGTGCTTCGCGCCAATCGAGTTTGCCATCGTGCCGTGGACCAGCATTAAGCGAGATACTATCGACTTTCATCCACTCCAGCCCGGTGGCACGATCGGTGATGGTGCCATCGCCATGGTCAACATAGTCGTTCGCGCCGTACTGCGTATTGCCCCGCACGTAGATCACGTAGAACGTTTTAGCATCGCCCCGTGGGGTTCGTCCCGTGGGATAACCTTTGATGCGACCATCGGCAAAGTTCACGCCGAACATCGCAGGCATGGAGAACATGACCCTGTCGACATACACGGTGCTCGTCGCCCACTGCGAATCGATGATGCGATCGCCATCGGATGCCTGCCCGTAGCGAAACTGGAAGTAGTTCGTATCGATGAAGGGACGCAGCCGCGAGCTATCGCGACTTGTCGGATCGGGGTCGGTACCAGTGAACTGGATCAGGGAGTAGAGTTCCTTGATGGTGGGGAGTCGCCAATCCTGGTAGCCTGCGGTCTGGCACTTTGCGGCCCCCGCAACAGCTTCGTCATACGACTTCTTACCGCCGGGATCCGCTTGCCACATCAAGCCAGTCACAAGATCAGTGATGGTTCCGTCGCCGTTGTCGCGATACTCGGGAGCATTCCCTTGATACTGGGCATCCTGCCCGTAGAAATGATCCCCAGGCTTGGGGTACTCCGTCTCGCGGCGTTCGTCGTAGCAGCGGGTTTGTCCCGTATCGACGATCGCGTACGGCAGCTTGGCCGTGGGCTCGTCGGCATTCGTTGGTGCAACACAAACCGCCGATAGCATCAAACAAGAGAGTGTTTGTCGGATACTCATTCTGTTGCTCCTTCGTGTCGGCGGAAACGGCCAATCAAAACTAATAGTAGGCCGCACGTGCTGAGCGCAATCGTCGAGGGCTCGGGCACGGTTGTCTGGTCGCGAACCAATCGCACGTAATTGAATACGCGTTGTACGTCGCCTTGAGGGCCATTCCCTAAGCTGGGGTAATCGGCTGGATCGCCGGCCTTGGGATCACTGCGCTGAGAACCTGCTCCATGGACGTCTTGCACGGTCGTGCCGTCCATCGTTCCGAGTCCTTCACCAAAGGCAACATACACCGCATTTTCGGCAGTGCCTGTAAAGCTGAGGAAGCTAGTGCTCGACCAATAGAACGCATAGTCCAATTCTCCCGCTTCGTCGATGATCTGCGTGGCATCGAATAGTTCATTGATGGCAGCCGAGTTCGTTGCATCGGGAGAGCGGCTGTAATCAACCAGGCTTTGCAACTCCTTCGCGTTGGGTAATCGCCAGTCGTTGTGCCCCAGGTAGTTCTCGGCGTTCATCTCTTCAGCCCAAGCCAGGGCCGATTGCCAGTTCATGCCTTCGCCACTGTCGGTCTGAGCCCACATCAACTCGGTAGCTTCGTCGGTAATCGTACCATCGCCGTTGTCGACAAACTGGTTCACTCCGTATTCAGGATTGCCGCGCACAAAACGGGCATAGTAAGTCTTGGCGTTGCCAGCACCATTGCTGTCGGCCGGGTAGCCTTTGATGCGCCCGTCAGCAAAGTTCACACCGAACATCGCCGACTGATTGTCCATGACGGTGCTGGTATAAAGGGTGCTTGTCGCCCATTGCGAGTCGATCATTCTTTCGCCGGCCGAAGTATCGCCATAAGCAAACTGAAACACAGTATCGTCGATAAACGGAGTAGCTGACTCGGGCGTAGCACTCATTGTGTTCGGATCGGTACCGCGATAGTCGATCAGGGAGTACAGCTGCTTAATCGAAGGCACACGCCAGTCGTTGAAGCCTCCGTAATTGTTCGAATTGAGCACTGCTACATAGGCTAGTGCGTCGGCATAGGACATTTTATCATCGGCATCAAGCGCACCATCCCCGTTCCAATCGGCACCTTGAGTCCAGGTGAGGCTGGTCACGTTATCCAGCACCGATAATCCATCGCTGCTGACCGAGTAGCTAAACGCATGGCCCTCGAACTGGGCGTCCTGACCATAGAATGGATTGCCTGAAGTGGGAGCTGTGATACTGACAGCGTTCCCATAGAAAGTGGATTGCCCAGTGTCGACGATGTTGTAGTTTGCTCCCTCTGCTTGCTGCTGATGAAAGATCAAGGCCACCAAAAGTAGGGGGATCTGGAGATAAGGGCGTGCCATCTGTAATAATTCTTCCTGCTGGGAGGTCATTTGGGGGAATGCATCCCGTCCGTTCCACATTGCAAGAATCGGACTTCGGCTTCTCTGTCGTTCCTTAGCCCTAAACGCGAAGCACCCTACAACGTCTACCAGTAGTGCGGGAAATGTCGAGAAAAACGCTGCAAGCGGGTGGTTTTCCCTAGATGAGGTACGTGCAGTAAGTCTTTCCAGTTTATTCGTCCCGTGCGGTAGAATTGGGAACTCGTCTTGCGTTTATAGATAGATGGGCCCATATATGAACGACCCGCCGGAAAAACTCTTGCAGCTTGTAAGCCTTATTCGCCTTGGCGATTTACAGGCACTGGCCAGGGTGTTTGCATTGCAACGTCCACGTCTGCTTCGCACGGTGCAGTTTCGTCTCGATCGACGTCTCGCGGGACGGATTGATCCTGAGGACGTGCTGCAGGAAGCCTATCTCGCAGCGGTCGATCGAATCGGCCACTTCTCGGGCGAGACGGCCGCTTCGCTGTACGTGTGGTTACGGCTCATCGTGACTCAATGCTTAGCCGATCTATATCGCCGGCATCACGGCGCTCAGAAGCGAGATGTTGGTCGCGAAGTATCGTTGCAGGCAACCAATCCAGCGCAGAATACTTCGTGTTGCATTGCGGTCGAACTATCGGGCAAGCTTACTTCGCCCAGCCAGGCAGCCATTCGCGAAGAGCAATCACGCCGCCTGCAGGAACTGATCGAAGAGATGGACGAGATCGATCGCGAAGTACTCGCGCTGCGGCACTTCGAGGAATTGACCAATAGCGAAACCGCCGAGGTGCTCGGCATCCAACCAAAAGCGGCCAGCATCCGCTACATTCGCGCGTTGCGTCGACTCAAAGACGTCATGTCAGCAGCCGGTTATAGCGACGATCTGAAGTAGTTGTTCTCGAAGGGGCAAGAGAGATTGTGATGAGTGATCACTCGGACGCAGAACGCGAGCCAATTGAACTGTTGGCCGAGGAGTTTGTTGATCGCATCCGGCGCGGAGAACAGCCGACGGTCGAGGAGTATGCCTCGCGAAGTCCCGATCTGGCCGAAGAGATTCTCGACTTGTTTCCCGCCATTGCTGCCATCGAGGAATCAAAAGTCCCCAGCGAAGGTTATATCAAGTTAGCTCCCCCACCAGAGTGCTTGGACGACTTTCAACTACTTCGAGAGATTGGCCGCGGCGGCATGGGTATCGTGTACGAAGCGTACCAAAAGTCGTTGGGCCGTCGAGTTGCTTTGAAGCTGCTGCCAAAGCTGGCGTTGTACAACACCAGTCACCTGCAACGCTTCCGTCGCGAAGCACGCACTGCAGCGAAATTGCACCACACCAATATCGTGCCAGTCTTCGGTGTGGGGCATCAGGACGAGTATCACTACTTCGTGATGCAGTTCATCGAGGGGGCGGGACTCGACCGAGTCTTGAAACGCCTTGAGCAGTCGATGAGTGTAAACGACAAGATAAACGTGAGCGAGATCGTGCAATCGATAGCGGCATCGCAAGAGACGATTGCCGATCGAGCGATGCTTACGACCTTTTTGGATATCGAACCAGAAGACGACCTGCGCGAAGCTCGTGATTCGGAAGAGCAAAGCAGCGCGTCGCTCAGCGGTTCCGTTCAACTCACTCCAGGAGCTTCTCCGCGAAACTACTGGGAGTCTGTTGCAGTGCTCGGCGTTCAGGTCGCCGAAGCCCTTGCGTACGCGCACCAGCAGGGAGTGTTGCACCGCGATATTAAGCCAGCCAACCTATTGGTGGATACTCAGGGCAAAGTGTGGGTGGCCGACTTCGGGCTTTCCAAGGCGTTGGAAAACGAGCAGTTGAGCGCTTCCGACGAGATGATGGGAACGCCGGCTTACATGGCTCCTGAGCAACTTCGCGGAGAGACCGATCACCGCAGCGACATCTACAGTCTCGGACTCACGCTTTACGAACTAGCGACGTTGCAAAGTCCGTTTCCGGCTGCGAATCGCGCGGAGTTATTGCATCGCATTGCTACCGAGCAGCCCGCTCGTCCACGGCAAGTCCGTCCCTCCATCCCAACTGACCTGGAGACCATCATCCTAACGGCGATCGCTCCCGAGCCAGCCAGTCGATACCAATCAGCCGACGACTTAGCGGGCGACTTGCAGCGGTACCTGGAGAATCGGCCGATCGTCGCTCGGCGCACCTCCGCACTCAAGCGACTATGGCTGTGGCATCGACGGAATCCAACCGTGGCTGCCCTGTCGGGTGCGGCCATCGCGTTGTTGGTACTGGTCGCAGTGACCGCCATGATCGGTTATGCGCACACAGCGAGCGCCTTGGCGGGGGAGCGTAAGCAGCGCGAGCGAGCCGAAACTGCCAACGAGCTAGCCGTCGAGGCGCTCGATCGCATTTACTCGCAGCTCTCCCCCGATCCGGCGATGGCAGCCCGCTTGCCCCAGGATCGGACGCCGGTCTCTCCCGCTACTGCGGCCATGCTGGAAGAGATGCTCACGTTCTACGACCGGTTGGCGGAGCAGGAGGATGGCCAGGTCACGTATGGAGAGCAGATCGCGCTGGCGAATCGGCACATTGGAGATATACGTCACCATCTTGGTCAACTTGAACAGGCGAAGTCTGCTTATCTGAAAGCGCTCGAACAGTATCGCGTGCTCGATGAAGTAGCGGACGCGCGCGTCCACCTGTTCGATCAGGCCATTGTGCTTGTCGAGTACGGCATTGTCATCGACCGTTTACGCGAGCCTGCCGAGGCAAGGGAGTCGTGGAAAGAAGCGAAGAAGTTGCTATCTCAGCTGCAGGAAACCAGTAACCTATCCAGCGAGATGCATGTGCTGGAAGTTCGAGTAAAGGACTTGCTAGAAGGTCGGAAGGATAGTCGCCCGCCGATGCATCGTGGCGATGGCATGGATCGCCCAAGACAGCCACGTCGACCAGTTGGGCCACGCAGAGGTTGAGCCGCAGTCACGAATTCACTCGCCATTCGCCTTGCTTCATGCGGCCTGCCGCCCCTGTTTCCGTAGGGTATCCTTGGCGTTCATGGAATTTGGATAAATTCGAATGCGTTTTTGTTAAATCGCTTGTTTGCACGAATGCGCTGCGCTGTTGAGTGTATGCGCTACGGCGCATAACACAGAGTTTTTTTCCTACTTCTTGACTGTTCGCCATATAGTTGACCTGTGGGCGATTGACGAACATCGAACTATCATCCATAACAACGCAGCTTTGTTTACAGCAGGCTGATTGCTTATTAGATTGGTAATCAATTAAGTAAGCCGTTGTTTTTTTCGTACGTGAGCTATTGCGGTTCGTCTCGTAAAGGATGCTTGGTGAGAAGTAGTTACCGCAAGCAACGTGCTGCAAAGAGATTGCTGTACGGATTTCCAATTGTTCAACCGACTACTGAGTTACAGGAATCTGCAAAATTTGGTCTTGCTCAAAACCGCATCTTAGCATTTTGAGCGAAATCATGTAAAACCACCATCATGTCACACGATCTAACTCCCCGCGAATGCGAAGTTGTCCGCCTCATCAGTCTCGGTTGCTCCGACCTGGATGCGGGCAAGGTACTTGGTCTCTCTCCTTCCACCATCAACACTCATCGCACGAACGCGATGCAGAAGTTGGGGGTGCGTAAAGTTGCGTTGCTCACGCGCTTGGCTATCAAGCATCGGATCACCAAGATGACCGATACGCTGACGCCTTCCGAGAAGCGTAAGTGCAAACGCAAGAAGGACGGCTGGAGCTAACACGGTTTCGCGCAGCGATTCCGAGTACTCTGCCAATTCCAAGGAACCCTTGCTACGCCCAAGTTGCGCGCGAGCTACAGGTTAGCTCGGGTAGTTTCAATCGAGGTATGTAGTCGGCGAGGACATTACAAGGTAATCTATAGGGCTTTCCGCACAAGCTCTCCCTATAGACGTTGCCAGAGTTCCAATGTCCGACATTACTTCGCTCCACTTGCTTGCGCCCGGTGAAATGGGCGACTTCTTTGCCCTGTTGGCCGAAAAGCAGGTGCTCGCAACCAAAGATGGCAAGCCGTACTACCGAGTGACGTTTTGCGACGCTGGACGCGAGGTCTGCTTTCCTATCTGGAGCGATGCAACGTTAGCGGCCACTTGTCGCGAAGAGTGGCAAGCCGGCGAATTCTATAAGCTCCGCGCGGAGCTTCGCGATACCAACTACGGGTTGCAGCTTGAGATTCACCGCATCCGCCCGGTGGAGGAGGCGGATCGCGAAGATGGCTTCGATCCACTGATGTGCGCTGCGCGTTCGCGTTTCGATCCCGAAGCGATGTTTACCGAACTGATGGAGATCGCCGAACAGGTGATCGACGATGAACCGCTTCGCGAGTTGGTCACTTCGATCTACGAGCAGTATCGCGATGAGCTGCTGCTGATGCCGGCCGCTCAATACAATCATCACTCTTATCTTAGTGGGTATCTTGAGCATGTGGTGAACGTCACCCGCAACGCGCGCGTGCTCACTGAGCTTTATGCACAATTGTACGACGAGTTGACTCCTCCGATTAACGTGGGGCTGGCGGTCGCTGGGGCGATGTTGCACGACATCGGTAAGCTGCGCGAACTCGCTACCGGTCCGGCGGGTGCCACTTACACTTCGGCTGGTACCTTGATCGGTCACGTACTGCAGGGGCGCGACATTGTTCGCGAAGCC containing:
- a CDS encoding Lcl domain-containing protein, which encodes MSIRQTLSCLMLSAVCVAPTNADEPTAKLPYAIVDTGQTRCYDERRETEYPKPGDHFYGQDAQYQGNAPEYRDNGDGTITDLVTGLMWQADPGGKKSYDEAVAGAAKCQTAGYQDWRLPTIKELYSLIQFTGTDPDPTSRDSSRLRPFIDTNYFQFRYGQASDGDRIIDSQWATSTVYVDRVMFSMPAMFGVNFADGRIKGYPTGRTPRGDAKTFYVIYVRGNTQYGANDYVDHGDGTITDRATGLEWMKVDSISLNAGPRHDGKLDWREALAWAESLEYAGHSDWRLPNAKELHSLVDYGRSPSTTSTAAIDPMFQSTAIRNEGDLLDFGQYWTSTTHASVNSGDSAVYICFGRGLGFMAARGNWTGTKQLLDVHGAGAQRCDPKLGDASRFVQGRGPQGDVVRIYNLVRCVRGGTAEPVAAAPESHTANARPAAAAGRQPPSGGGRGVPGEQWVRRLDRDGDHQVSRQEFDGPVHHFSDFDRNNDGQISPDEAPQGPPRR
- a CDS encoding Lcl C-terminal domain-containing protein; translation: MARPYLQIPLLLVALIFHQQQAEGANYNIVDTGQSTFYGNAVSITAPTSGNPFYGQDAQFEGHAFSYSVSSDGLSVLDNVTSLTWTQGADWNGDGALDADDKMSYADALAYVAVLNSNNYGGFNDWRVPSIKQLYSLIDYRGTDPNTMSATPESATPFIDDTVFQFAYGDTSAGERMIDSQWATSTLYTSTVMDNQSAMFGVNFADGRIKGYPADSNGAGNAKTYYARFVRGNPEYGVNQFVDNGDGTITDEATELMWAQTDSGEGMNWQSALAWAEEMNAENYLGHNDWRLPNAKELQSLVDYSRSPDATNSAAINELFDATQIIDEAGELDYAFYWSSTSFLSFTGTAENAVYVAFGEGLGTMDGTTVQDVHGAGSQRSDPKAGDPADYPSLGNGPQGDVQRVFNYVRLVRDQTTVPEPSTIALSTCGLLLVLIGRFRRHEGATE
- a CDS encoding sigma-70 family RNA polymerase sigma factor produces the protein MNDPPEKLLQLVSLIRLGDLQALARVFALQRPRLLRTVQFRLDRRLAGRIDPEDVLQEAYLAAVDRIGHFSGETAASLYVWLRLIVTQCLADLYRRHHGAQKRDVGREVSLQATNPAQNTSCCIAVELSGKLTSPSQAAIREEQSRRLQELIEEMDEIDREVLALRHFEELTNSETAEVLGIQPKAASIRYIRALRRLKDVMSAAGYSDDLK
- a CDS encoding serine/threonine protein kinase, producing MSDHSDAEREPIELLAEEFVDRIRRGEQPTVEEYASRSPDLAEEILDLFPAIAAIEESKVPSEGYIKLAPPPECLDDFQLLREIGRGGMGIVYEAYQKSLGRRVALKLLPKLALYNTSHLQRFRREARTAAKLHHTNIVPVFGVGHQDEYHYFVMQFIEGAGLDRVLKRLEQSMSVNDKINVSEIVQSIAASQETIADRAMLTTFLDIEPEDDLREARDSEEQSSASLSGSVQLTPGASPRNYWESVAVLGVQVAEALAYAHQQGVLHRDIKPANLLVDTQGKVWVADFGLSKALENEQLSASDEMMGTPAYMAPEQLRGETDHRSDIYSLGLTLYELATLQSPFPAANRAELLHRIATEQPARPRQVRPSIPTDLETIILTAIAPEPASRYQSADDLAGDLQRYLENRPIVARRTSALKRLWLWHRRNPTVAALSGAAIALLVLVAVTAMIGYAHTASALAGERKQRERAETANELAVEALDRIYSQLSPDPAMAARLPQDRTPVSPATAAMLEEMLTFYDRLAEQEDGQVTYGEQIALANRHIGDIRHHLGQLEQAKSAYLKALEQYRVLDEVADARVHLFDQAIVLVEYGIVIDRLREPAEARESWKEAKKLLSQLQETSNLSSEMHVLEVRVKDLLEGRKDSRPPMHRGDGMDRPRQPRRPVGPRRG
- a CDS encoding response regulator transcription factor; amino-acid sequence: MSHDLTPRECEVVRLISLGCSDLDAGKVLGLSPSTINTHRTNAMQKLGVRKVALLTRLAIKHRITKMTDTLTPSEKRKCKRKKDGWS
- a CDS encoding 3'-5' exoribonuclease YhaM family protein, yielding MSDITSLHLLAPGEMGDFFALLAEKQVLATKDGKPYYRVTFCDAGREVCFPIWSDATLAATCREEWQAGEFYKLRAELRDTNYGLQLEIHRIRPVEEADREDGFDPLMCAARSRFDPEAMFTELMEIAEQVIDDEPLRELVTSIYEQYRDELLLMPAAQYNHHSYLSGYLEHVVNVTRNARVLTELYAQLYDELTPPINVGLAVAGAMLHDIGKLRELATGPAGATYTSAGTLIGHVLQGRDIVREAAVDSDIDEELLLRLEHIIVSHQRLPEWGAPKPPMFIEALIVHHSDDLDAKLQMMVTAISEESGEGEFTSKRNALRQPVFRGKLVEPKEEEE